The following are encoded together in the Platichthys flesus chromosome 9, fPlaFle2.1, whole genome shotgun sequence genome:
- the LOC133961225 gene encoding transmembrane protein 125 has translation MPELHNFPPLRDPSGPELGLNGPADPARIQNNILEEQVELWWFRDPGKSVLCYCVAVLLILGCGLGGVGLLSTTTSVSSEWRLGVGTALCLLALGVLLKQLLSSAVQDMNCIRSRQRIDMLKSGGLSDLLVVSITGVSLLICGGVLLRLALVNHMPKPGQALNDMYISGVVLLAGGGAAVAGVGIYFVVVILLERTRPGRRLLDRVLNVFTVSGRMERQGRRETTSSLANLI, from the coding sequence ATGCCTGAACTGCATAACTTTCCCCCCCTGAGGGACCCCAGTGGCCCTGAGCTGGGCTTGAATGGCCCTGCAGACCCAGCTCGAATTCAGAACAACAtcctggaggagcaggtggagctgtggtggTTCAGAGATCCTGGGAAGTCGGTGCTCTGCTACTGCGTGGCCGTGCTCCTGATCCTGGGATGTGGGCTGGGAGGCGTCGGCCTtctctccaccaccaccagcgtCTCCAGCGAATGGCGGCTGGGCGTGGGCACCGCCCTCTGCCTGCTCGCCCTGGGCGTGCTGCTCAAGCAGCTGCTCAGCTCGGCCGTGCAGGACATGAACTGCATCCGCAGCCGCCAGCGCATCGACATGCTGAAGAGCGGCGGTTTATCCGACCTGCTCGTGGTTTCCATCACGGGGGTGTCACTGTTGATCTGCGGAGGGGTGCTGCTGCGTCTGGCCCTGGTGAACCACATGCCGAAGCCGGGCCAGGCCCTGAATGACATGTACATCTCCGGAGTGGTTCTGCTGGCTGGAGGGGGGGCGGCAGTAGCGGGTGTTGGGATTTATTTCGTCGTGGTGATCCTGCTTGAGAGGACGAGGCCCGGACGAAGGCTGCTGGACCGGGTGCTGAATGTCTTCACTGTCTCTGGACGCATGGAGCGCCAGGGTCGCAGAGAGACCACCTCCAGTCTGGCGAACCTCATATGA
- the ap1m3 gene encoding adaptor related protein complex 1 subunit mu 3 isoform X1, with amino-acid sequence MSASAIFILDLKGKVLIGRNYKGNMDMNEIDHFMPILMKREEEAEMTPLVCHGSTHFLWLKHNNLYLVAMTKKNANAALVYAFLYKIIQVFKEYFKELEEESVRDNFVTVYELMDEVMDFGFPQTTDSKILQEYITQQGHKLEVGAPRPPATVTNAVSWRSEGIKYRKNEVFMDVIESVNLLVNANGSVLRSEILGTIKLRVVLSGMPELRLGLNDKVLFEITGREKSKTVELEDVKFHQCVRLSRFENDRTISFIPPDGESELMSYRLNTTVKPLIWIESVIEKYSHSRVEIKVKARSQFKSRSTANNVAIMVPVPSDADSPKFKTSTGNAKWVPEKSAVQWNIKSFSGGKEYLMRASFGLPSVESEELEGKRPITVNFEIPYFTVSGIQVRYLKIIEKSGYQALPWVRYITQSGDYQLRTN; translated from the exons ATGTCTGCGTCCGCGATCTTCATCCTGGACCTGAAGGGGAAG GTGCTGATCGGCCGCAACTACAAGGGGAACATGGACATGAACGAGATCGACCACTTCATGCCCATCCtgatgaagagggaggaagaggctgAGATGACGCCGCTCGTCTGCCACGGCTCCACACACTTCCTGTGGCTCAAACACAACAACCTTTACC TGGTGGCGATGACCAAGAAGAACGCCAACGCTGCTCTTGTTTACGCCTTTCTTTATAAAATAATCCAG GTATTTAAGGAGTACTttaaggagctggaggaggagagcgttCGGGACAACTTCGTGACGGTGTACGAGCTGATGGACGAAGTGATGGACTTCGGCTTCCCTCAGACGACCGACAGCAAGATCCTGCAAGA gtacATCACCCAGCAGGGTCACAAGTTAGAGGTCGGCGCTCCTCGACCTCCGGCCACCGTCACCAACGCCGTGTCCTGGCGCTCCGAGGGCATCAAGTACAGGAAGAACGAAGTTTTCATGGACGTCATTGAGTCTGTGAATCTACTG GTGAATGCCAACGGCAGCGTCCTGCGCAGTGAAATACTGGGCACCATAAAGCTGAGAGTGGTCCTGTCGGGGATGCCTGAACTGAGACTGGGCCTCAATGACAAAGTGCTGTTTGAAATCACAGGCA gagagaAGAGCAAgacagtggagctggaggacgtgAAGTTTCACCAGTGTGTCCGTTTGTCACGTTTCGAGAACGACCGCACAATCTCCTTCATCCCACCTGACGGCGAGAGCGAGCTCATGTCGTACCGCCTTAACACAACA gTGAAGCCTCTTATATGGATCGAGAGCGTGATTGAGAAGTACTCTCACAGCCGTGTGGAGATCAAGGTGAAG gctCGGAGTCAGTTTAAGAGTCGCTCCACTGCCAACAACGTGGCCATCATGGTGCCGGTGCCCAGCGACGCGGACTCGCCCAAGTTCAAGACCAGCACGGGCAACGCCAAGTGGGTCCCGGAGAAGAGCGCGGTGCAGTGGAACATCAAGTCTTTCTCG ggtGGTAAGGAGTACTTGATGCGGGCCAGCTTTGGGCTCCCCAGTGTGGAGAGcgaggagctggaggggaaGAGACCGATCACAGTTAACTTTGAGATCCCTTATTTCACCGTGTCTGGAATTCAG GTTCGATACCTGAAGATCATAGAGAAGAGCGGTTACCAGGCTTTACCATGGGTGCGCTACATTACACAAAGTGGAG ATTACCAGCTCCGGACAAACTAA
- the c9h1orf210 gene encoding type III endosome membrane protein TEMP produces the protein MELSLNATFSTPTPTTAFNETTPTDKYTNHNWEFLAAVLVTAIGISIVIALLAKCTVVRRYLASYRHTRLREADTVSQIDASGLDVGFRMQSGHGVNPHCVPHVGEEDDDGFIEDNYIPASERARAERAAEIMQDSEEEMDEIEFTIA, from the exons ATGGAACTATCATTGAATGCCACATTCTCTACACCGACACCAACCACAGCATTCAATG AAACAACACCGACAGACAAATACACCAATCACAACTGGGAGTTCCTGGCGGCCGTCCTGGTCACAGCCATCGGTATCTCCATCGTCATCGCCCTCCTGGCTAAATGTACCGTGGTCCGGCGTTACCTGGCCAGCTACCGGCACACACGGCTGAGGGAGGCGGACACCGTCAGCCAGATAGATGCCTCAG GCCTTGACGTTGGGTTCAGGATGCAGAGTGGCCATGGAGTGAACCCTCACTGTGTCCCTCACGTGGGCGAGGAGGACGACGACGGCTTCATCGAGGACAACTACATCCcggccagcgagcgagcgagGGCGGAGAGAGCGGCGGAGATCATGCaggacagcgaggaggagatggacgAGATTGAATTCACCATCGCTTAG
- the ap1m3 gene encoding adaptor related protein complex 1 subunit mu 3 isoform X2, which translates to MICNCYANLSVCCQLCLQMLSLAFLRRNQGETEQTAKQHNNPTSTLSPLVTAFHLLRLLLCVNMHSRASRYITQQGHKLEVGAPRPPATVTNAVSWRSEGIKYRKNEVFMDVIESVNLLVNANGSVLRSEILGTIKLRVVLSGMPELRLGLNDKVLFEITGREKSKTVELEDVKFHQCVRLSRFENDRTISFIPPDGESELMSYRLNTTVKPLIWIESVIEKYSHSRVEIKVKARSQFKSRSTANNVAIMVPVPSDADSPKFKTSTGNAKWVPEKSAVQWNIKSFSGGKEYLMRASFGLPSVESEELEGKRPITVNFEIPYFTVSGIQVRYLKIIEKSGYQALPWVRYITQSGDYQLRTN; encoded by the exons atgATTTGCAATTGTTATGCTAATCTGTCAGTTTGCTGCCAACTCTGCCTCCAGATGCTTTCATTAGCATTTCTGAGGAGGAATCAGGGTGAAACAGAACAAACggcaaagcaacacaacaacccGACATCGACCCTGAGCCCACTCGTCACCGCCTTTCATCTGCTCAGACTGTTGCTGTGTGTCAACATGCATTCGAGAGCCTCTCG gtacATCACCCAGCAGGGTCACAAGTTAGAGGTCGGCGCTCCTCGACCTCCGGCCACCGTCACCAACGCCGTGTCCTGGCGCTCCGAGGGCATCAAGTACAGGAAGAACGAAGTTTTCATGGACGTCATTGAGTCTGTGAATCTACTG GTGAATGCCAACGGCAGCGTCCTGCGCAGTGAAATACTGGGCACCATAAAGCTGAGAGTGGTCCTGTCGGGGATGCCTGAACTGAGACTGGGCCTCAATGACAAAGTGCTGTTTGAAATCACAGGCA gagagaAGAGCAAgacagtggagctggaggacgtgAAGTTTCACCAGTGTGTCCGTTTGTCACGTTTCGAGAACGACCGCACAATCTCCTTCATCCCACCTGACGGCGAGAGCGAGCTCATGTCGTACCGCCTTAACACAACA gTGAAGCCTCTTATATGGATCGAGAGCGTGATTGAGAAGTACTCTCACAGCCGTGTGGAGATCAAGGTGAAG gctCGGAGTCAGTTTAAGAGTCGCTCCACTGCCAACAACGTGGCCATCATGGTGCCGGTGCCCAGCGACGCGGACTCGCCCAAGTTCAAGACCAGCACGGGCAACGCCAAGTGGGTCCCGGAGAAGAGCGCGGTGCAGTGGAACATCAAGTCTTTCTCG ggtGGTAAGGAGTACTTGATGCGGGCCAGCTTTGGGCTCCCCAGTGTGGAGAGcgaggagctggaggggaaGAGACCGATCACAGTTAACTTTGAGATCCCTTATTTCACCGTGTCTGGAATTCAG GTTCGATACCTGAAGATCATAGAGAAGAGCGGTTACCAGGCTTTACCATGGGTGCGCTACATTACACAAAGTGGAG ATTACCAGCTCCGGACAAACTAA